From Lysobacter silvisoli, the proteins below share one genomic window:
- a CDS encoding formimidoylglutamate deiminase yields METLHATSLWTPEGWRSDVGLRIGDDGRLAALDPGTASGTRRVVPGIANLHSHAFQRAMAGMAERQTDPSDSFWTWRETMYRFAARFSPQSLYDVAAQLYVEMLEAGYTTVCEFHYLHHAPDGRAYDDPAAMSRALIAAARDTGIRLTLLPVLYMTGGFDGRPLGERQRRFGHDVDAYLRLLQILRADAGDGVAVGCALHSLRAVPEQAMAQTLAALPSDARVHIHIAEQIGEVQDCLAIRNARPVEWLLDHAPVDARWTLVHATHLTSEETQAVARSGATVAICTTTEANLGDGLFPVREYFDAGGRWGVGSDSHISVCPVEELRWLEYGQRLITRHRNIAVSVETPSVGETLMRGVAASAGDSSGHAIGTLRVGEYVDAVVLDEAAPVFAGARDEDALDRWLFAGNRRAVRETWVGGRRVVAQGRHRDRDAVAARYADTLRGLLAAD; encoded by the coding sequence ATGGAAACCTTGCACGCGACTTCGTTGTGGACCCCGGAGGGCTGGCGCAGCGACGTCGGCCTGCGCATCGGCGACGACGGCCGGCTGGCCGCGCTGGACCCCGGCACCGCCAGCGGCACCCGCCGTGTCGTGCCCGGCATCGCCAACCTGCATTCGCATGCGTTCCAGCGTGCGATGGCCGGCATGGCCGAGCGCCAGACCGACCCCAGCGACAGCTTCTGGACCTGGCGCGAGACCATGTACCGCTTCGCCGCGCGCTTCAGCCCGCAGAGCCTGTACGACGTGGCCGCGCAGCTGTACGTGGAGATGCTGGAAGCCGGCTACACCACGGTCTGCGAATTCCACTACCTGCACCATGCGCCCGACGGCCGCGCTTACGACGACCCGGCGGCGATGTCGCGCGCGCTGATTGCCGCCGCGCGCGACACCGGCATCCGCCTGACCCTGCTGCCGGTGCTGTACATGACCGGCGGTTTCGACGGCCGCCCTCTGGGCGAGCGCCAGCGCCGCTTCGGCCACGACGTGGACGCCTACCTGCGCCTGTTGCAGATCCTGCGCGCCGATGCCGGCGACGGCGTCGCGGTAGGCTGCGCCCTGCACAGCCTGCGCGCGGTGCCGGAGCAGGCCATGGCCCAGACCCTGGCCGCGCTGCCTAGCGATGCGCGCGTGCACATCCACATCGCCGAGCAGATCGGCGAGGTGCAGGACTGCCTGGCGATCCGCAATGCGCGCCCGGTGGAGTGGCTGCTGGATCATGCGCCGGTGGACGCGCGCTGGACCCTGGTCCACGCCACCCATCTGACCTCCGAGGAAACCCAGGCGGTGGCGCGCAGCGGCGCCACCGTGGCCATCTGCACCACCACCGAGGCCAATCTGGGCGACGGCCTGTTCCCGGTGCGCGAGTACTTCGACGCCGGCGGGCGCTGGGGCGTGGGCTCGGATTCGCATATCTCGGTGTGCCCGGTGGAGGAGCTGCGCTGGCTCGAGTACGGCCAGCGCCTGATCACCCGTCACCGCAACATCGCGGTGAGCGTGGAGACGCCCAGCGTCGGCGAGACCCTGATGCGCGGCGTCGCCGCCAGCGCCGGCGATTCCAGCGGCCACGCGATCGGTACGCTGCGCGTGGGCGAGTACGTCGATGCGGTGGTGCTGGACGAAGCCGCGCCGGTGTTCGCCGGCGCGCGCGACGAGGACGCGTTGGATCGCTGGCTGTTCGCCGGCAACCGCCGCGCGGTGCGTGAGACCTGGGTCGGCGGACGCCGCGTGGTCGCGCAGGGCCGCCATCGCGACCGCGATGCGGTGGCCGCGCGTTACGCCGACACCCTGCGCGGCCTGCTGGCCGCGGACTGA
- a CDS encoding dipeptidase → MRTLLALACTLALTAGAARADEPLSAAQKFARESVIVDTHIDAPTELLKHWNDLGLDAPKVEFDYPRARQGGLDVAFMSIYTSPEQDKAGTAWQIANTQIDGVEAMVGRHPDKFAILRSPDDYRRLVDGGRVLLALGMENGAPIEGDLKRLQQFHARGVRYITLAHSHSNRIADGSYSLDRPWKGLSPFGAQVIAEMNRLGIMVDVSHLSDDATVAALAASRAPVIASHSGLRHFTPGFERNLSDELAQAIAKKGGVVQIVFGNGFVDPKTAADTTAYFRARPEFDRAQAEAAARGEKPKTVEEFDQQWERDHPPHPVKIDAVLDQIDYAVKLLGVDHVGIGSDFDGVGGALPEGLRTVADYPNLIAGLQARGHSDADIRKILGENLLRVWREVEAVSKAAR, encoded by the coding sequence ATGCGCACCCTGCTCGCCCTGGCCTGCACCCTCGCCCTGACCGCCGGCGCCGCGCGCGCGGACGAACCGCTGAGCGCGGCGCAGAAGTTCGCGCGCGAGTCGGTCATCGTCGACACCCATATCGACGCGCCCACCGAGCTGCTCAAGCATTGGAACGATCTGGGCCTGGACGCGCCCAAGGTCGAATTCGACTACCCGCGCGCGCGCCAGGGCGGCCTGGATGTGGCCTTCATGTCCATCTACACCTCGCCCGAGCAGGACAAGGCCGGCACCGCGTGGCAGATCGCCAACACCCAGATCGACGGCGTCGAAGCCATGGTCGGCCGCCACCCCGACAAGTTCGCGATCCTGCGCTCGCCCGACGACTACCGGCGCCTGGTCGACGGCGGCCGCGTGCTGCTGGCGCTGGGCATGGAGAACGGCGCGCCGATCGAAGGCGATCTCAAGCGCCTGCAGCAGTTCCATGCGCGCGGCGTGCGCTACATCACCCTGGCGCACAGCCACAGCAACCGCATCGCCGACGGCTCCTACAGCCTGGATCGTCCGTGGAAGGGTTTGAGCCCGTTCGGCGCGCAGGTGATCGCGGAGATGAACCGTCTGGGCATCATGGTCGACGTGTCCCACCTCAGCGACGACGCCACCGTGGCCGCGCTGGCCGCCAGCCGCGCGCCGGTGATCGCCAGCCACTCCGGCCTGCGCCATTTCACCCCGGGCTTCGAGCGCAACCTCAGCGACGAACTCGCTCAGGCCATCGCCAAGAAGGGCGGCGTGGTCCAGATCGTGTTCGGCAACGGCTTCGTCGACCCCAAGACCGCCGCCGACACCACCGCCTACTTCCGCGCGCGCCCCGAGTTCGATCGCGCCCAGGCCGAGGCGGCCGCGCGCGGCGAGAAGCCCAAGACGGTGGAAGAGTTCGACCAGCAGTGGGAGCGCGACCATCCGCCGCACCCGGTCAAGATCGACGCCGTGCTCGACCAGATCGATTACGCGGTGAAGCTGCTGGGCGTGGACCACGTCGGCATCGGCTCGGATTTCGACGGCGTGGGCGGCGCCTTGCCCGAGGGCCTGCGCACGGTCGCCGACTACCCGAACCTGATCGCCGGGCTGCAGGCGCGCGGCCATAGCGATGCGGACATCCGCAAGATCCTCGGCGAGAACCTGCTACGGGTGTGGCGCGAGGTGGAGGCGGTGTCTAAGGCTGCGCGGTAA
- a CDS encoding MerC domain-containing protein produces MPPSRPRRLLDRLGAFGSLLCAVHCALLPLLIATLPTLGVAGWFDDSFELAFVIFASLLGLFSVIWGYRRHHAVRALSLLAPGLVILWLGVLYSPLHHSVVPHAIVMTLGGTLVGLAHLANLRLNHGHIHDASCAH; encoded by the coding sequence ATGCCTCCCTCCCGACCCCGCCGCCTGCTAGACCGTCTTGGTGCCTTCGGCTCGCTGCTGTGCGCGGTGCATTGCGCGCTGCTGCCGCTGCTGATCGCGACCCTGCCGACCCTGGGCGTGGCCGGCTGGTTCGACGACAGTTTCGAGCTGGCCTTCGTGATCTTCGCCAGCCTGCTGGGGCTGTTCAGCGTGATCTGGGGCTATCGCCGCCACCACGCCGTGCGCGCGCTGTCGCTGCTGGCGCCGGGCCTGGTGATCCTGTGGCTGGGCGTGCTGTATTCGCCGCTGCACCATTCGGTGGTGCCGCACGCGATCGTGATGACCCTGGGCGGGACCCTGGTCGGCCTGGCCCATCTGGCCAATCTGCGCCTCAACCACGGCCATATCCACGACGCCAGCTGCGCGCACTGA
- the hutI gene encoding imidazolonepropionase has translation MSPTADRPAPSAAVPQDRLYDGLILGVHLATLDGEGYGEIADGALGWRDGLLAYVGPRSALPGAPEALAAQVIESEGWITPGLVDCHTHLVFAGDRAREFELRLQGASYEQIARAGGGIVSTVRATREADEDALLRQSLPRARTLVNDGATTLEIKSGYGLDYANERKMLRVARQVGQTLGIQVRTTYLGAHALPPEYAGRSDEYIDAVCEWLPRLHGEGLVDAVDAFCEGIGFSPAQTRRVFEAARALDLPVKLHADQLSDLGGAALAAEFSGLSADHVEYTSEDSVRAMAAHGTVAVLLPGAFHVLRETRLPPLDAFRAHGVAMAVATDCNPGTSPLQSLRQAMQLACTHFRLTPLEALRGASEHAARALGHRDRGVLKPGARADFVRWTIGHPSELCYWLGGALAGDVYAGGRRVGGAG, from the coding sequence ATGAGCCCGACCGCCGACCGCCCCGCCCCATCCGCCGCCGTACCGCAGGATCGGCTTTACGACGGCCTGATCCTGGGCGTGCACCTGGCTACCCTGGATGGCGAGGGCTACGGCGAGATCGCCGATGGCGCGCTGGGCTGGCGCGACGGCCTGCTCGCTTACGTGGGTCCGCGCTCGGCCCTGCCCGGCGCGCCCGAGGCGCTGGCCGCGCAGGTGATCGAGAGCGAAGGCTGGATCACCCCCGGCCTGGTCGATTGCCACACCCACCTGGTGTTCGCCGGCGACCGCGCGCGCGAGTTCGAACTGCGCCTGCAGGGCGCCAGCTACGAGCAGATCGCGCGCGCCGGCGGCGGCATCGTCTCCACCGTGCGCGCCACCCGCGAGGCCGACGAGGACGCATTGCTGCGCCAGTCGCTGCCGCGCGCGCGGACGCTGGTGAACGACGGCGCCACCACCTTGGAGATCAAATCCGGCTACGGCCTGGACTACGCCAACGAACGCAAGATGCTGCGCGTGGCGCGGCAGGTGGGCCAGACCCTGGGCATACAGGTGCGCACCACCTACCTCGGCGCGCATGCGCTGCCGCCGGAATACGCCGGCCGCAGCGACGAATACATCGATGCGGTCTGCGAATGGCTGCCGCGCCTGCATGGCGAAGGCCTGGTCGATGCGGTCGATGCGTTTTGCGAAGGCATCGGCTTCAGCCCCGCGCAGACCCGGCGCGTGTTCGAGGCCGCGCGCGCGCTGGACCTGCCGGTCAAGCTGCACGCCGACCAGCTCAGCGACCTGGGCGGCGCGGCGCTCGCGGCCGAGTTCTCCGGCCTGTCGGCCGACCATGTCGAGTACACCTCCGAGGACAGCGTGCGTGCGATGGCCGCGCACGGCACCGTGGCCGTGCTGCTGCCCGGCGCCTTCCACGTGCTGCGCGAAACCAGGCTGCCGCCGCTGGACGCGTTCCGCGCGCACGGCGTGGCCATGGCCGTGGCCACCGACTGCAACCCCGGCACCTCGCCGCTGCAGTCGCTGCGGCAGGCGATGCAGCTGGCCTGCACCCACTTCCGCCTGACCCCGCTGGAGGCGTTGCGCGGCGCCAGCGAACACGCCGCTCGCGCGCTGGGCCACCGCGATCGCGGCGTGCTCAAGCCCGGCGCGCGCGCCGACTTCGTGCGCTGGACCATCGGCCACCCGTCCGAACTGTGCTACTGGTTGGGCGGCGCCTTGGCCGGCGACGTCTATGCCGGCGGCCGCCGCGTGGGTGGCGCGGGCTGA
- a CDS encoding 30S ribosomal protein THX — translation MGKGDRKTAKGKRYNSSYGNARKAVTKATGAVAAPAKKTAKQPAVAKAPAAKKVVAKKAATKE, via the coding sequence ATGGGTAAGGGCGACCGCAAGACCGCCAAGGGCAAGCGCTACAACTCCAGCTACGGCAACGCCCGCAAGGCTGTGACCAAGGCTACCGGCGCGGTGGCCGCGCCCGCCAAGAAGACCGCCAAGCAGCCGGCCGTGGCCAAGGCGCCGGCGGCGAAGAAGGTCGTGGCCAAGAAGGCCGCCACCAAGGAATAA